In a single window of the Brachionichthys hirsutus isolate HB-005 chromosome 18, CSIRO-AGI_Bhir_v1, whole genome shotgun sequence genome:
- the gja10a gene encoding gap junction protein alpha 10 a isoform X1 has protein sequence MGDWNLLGSILEEVHIHSTIVGKIWLTILFIFRMLILGAAAEDVWDDEQSEFVCNTDQPGCKAVCYDGAFPISLIRFWVLQVIFVSAPSLIYMGHALYCIRMLDKERHRRRAQLKEELDEAELALEEHKRIERELRRLDEQRKVKKAPLRGSLLRTYVIHILTRSFVEVCFILGQYILYGVQLKPLYKCERLPCPNSVDCFISRPTEKTIFMVFMIAIAGVSLFLNILEISHLGIRKIKQILYGERYTEDDSLIYKSKKKASSPHLCVMSNVSPHNGPLTQTFKVIPEVDMKPPQDGTGPAKVHQNTARQNISTHLGHSPIYICPNPRSMSGQNFGYHAPQSHEGPEIHTATKDHNPGWVYAGSIVEESTTSQHDDHNEVGHPHPGHFEALLSSCTSRPSTIRGVVEDEQRDSIGSEFLISNPRKASFMFRSPSESLSSISRSASSSLHTSEESDELGSLQRDMPIMPPAGGRRMSMSMFLDISSIMKK, from the exons ATGGGTGACTGGAACCTGCTTGGCAGCATCCTGGAAGAGGTTCACATTCACTCCACCATTGTGGGAAAGATCTGGCTCACCATACTGTTCATCTTCCGCATGCTGATCCTGGGTGCAGCCGCTGAGGACGTGTGGGATGACGAGCAGTCGGAGTTCGTCTGCAACACCGACCAGCCGGGCTGCAAGGCAGTCTGTTACGACGGCGCTTTCCCCATCTCCCTCATTCGCTTCTGGGTTCTGCAGGTGATCTTTGTCTCGGCGCCCTCGCTGATCTACATGGGACATGCCCTCTATTGCATCCGAATGCTGGACAAAGAGCGGCACCGCAGACGAGcccagctgaaggaggagctcgACGAGGCCGAGTTAGCGCTGGAAGAACATAAGCGCATAGAGAGGGAGCTGAGGCGGTTGGATGAGCAAAGGAAAGTGAAAAAGGCTCCTCTTAGAGGCTCCCTGTTGAGAACCTACGTCATCCATATCCTGACACGTTCGTTTGTGGAGGTCTGCTTCATCCTGGGCCAGTATATACTCTATGGGGTCCAACTGAAGCCACTTTATAAGTGTGAGCGGCTGCCTTGCCCCAACAGCGTGGACTGTTTCATCTCCAGGCCCACAGAGAAAACCATCTTCATGGTCTTCATGATCGCCATCGCCGGCGTTTCCCTTTTTCTTAATATTCTGGAAATTTCCCACCTGGGAATCAGGAAAATCAAGCAGATACTGTATGGAGAGAGATACACAGAAGATGACAGTTTGATTTACAAGTCCAAGAAGAAGGCATCCTCGCCACACCTCTGTGTGATGAGTAATGTGTCGCCTCACAATGGGCCTCTGACTCAGACCTTCAAAGTGATTCCAGAGGTAGACATGAAGCCTCCTCAGGACGGCACCGGGCCCGCCAAAGTGCACCAAAACACTGCAAGACAGAACATCTCGACTCATTTAGGACACAGTCCCATCTATATCTGCCCTAATCCTAGGTCTATGTCGGGCCAGAACTTTGGCTACCATGCCCCCCAGTCCCATGAAGGTCCAGAGATCCATACAGCCACAAAGGACCACAATCCAGGCTGGGTTTATGCTGGATCCATCGTTGAGGAAAGTACAACAAGTCAACATGATGACCACAATGAGGTGGGACACCCTCATCCTGGTCACTTTGAAGCTCTGCTGTCAAGTTGCACCTCAAGGCCAAGCACCATCAGAGGCGTGGTGGAAGATGAGCAAAGGGATTCAATAGGAAGCGAGTTCCTGATCTCCAACCCCAGGAAGGCCAGCTTCATGTTCAGGTCGCCCTCTGAGAGCTTGTCCTCCATCAGTCGCTCCGCCAGCTCGTCCCTACATACCTCCGAGGAGTCGGACGAGCTGGGCTCCCTGCAGAGGGACATGCCCATTATGCCACCAGCTGGGGGGAGAAGAATGTCCATG AGCATGTTTCTGGATATATCCTCAATCATGAAGAAGTGA
- the gja10a gene encoding gap junction protein alpha 10 a isoform X2 has protein sequence MGDWNLLGSILEEVHIHSTIVGKIWLTILFIFRMLILGAAAEDVWDDEQSEFVCNTDQPGCKAVCYDGAFPISLIRFWVLQVIFVSAPSLIYMGHALYCIRMLDKERHRRRAQLKEELDEAELALEEHKRIERELRRLDEQRKVKKAPLRGSLLRTYVIHILTRSFVEVCFILGQYILYGVQLKPLYKCERLPCPNSVDCFISRPTEKTIFMVFMIAIAGVSLFLNILEISHLGIRKIKQILYGERYTEDDSLIYKSKKKASSPHLCVMSNVSPHNGPLTQTFKVIPEVDMKPPQDGTGPAKVHQNTARQNISTHLGHSPIYICPNPRSMSGQNFGYHAPHTTSQHDDHNEVGHPHPGHFEALLSSCTSRPSTIRGVVEDEQRDSIGSEFLISNPRKASFMFRSPSESLSSISRSASSSLHTSEESDELGSLQRDMPIMPPAGGRRMSMSMFLDISSIMKK, from the exons ATGGGTGACTGGAACCTGCTTGGCAGCATCCTGGAAGAGGTTCACATTCACTCCACCATTGTGGGAAAGATCTGGCTCACCATACTGTTCATCTTCCGCATGCTGATCCTGGGTGCAGCCGCTGAGGACGTGTGGGATGACGAGCAGTCGGAGTTCGTCTGCAACACCGACCAGCCGGGCTGCAAGGCAGTCTGTTACGACGGCGCTTTCCCCATCTCCCTCATTCGCTTCTGGGTTCTGCAGGTGATCTTTGTCTCGGCGCCCTCGCTGATCTACATGGGACATGCCCTCTATTGCATCCGAATGCTGGACAAAGAGCGGCACCGCAGACGAGcccagctgaaggaggagctcgACGAGGCCGAGTTAGCGCTGGAAGAACATAAGCGCATAGAGAGGGAGCTGAGGCGGTTGGATGAGCAAAGGAAAGTGAAAAAGGCTCCTCTTAGAGGCTCCCTGTTGAGAACCTACGTCATCCATATCCTGACACGTTCGTTTGTGGAGGTCTGCTTCATCCTGGGCCAGTATATACTCTATGGGGTCCAACTGAAGCCACTTTATAAGTGTGAGCGGCTGCCTTGCCCCAACAGCGTGGACTGTTTCATCTCCAGGCCCACAGAGAAAACCATCTTCATGGTCTTCATGATCGCCATCGCCGGCGTTTCCCTTTTTCTTAATATTCTGGAAATTTCCCACCTGGGAATCAGGAAAATCAAGCAGATACTGTATGGAGAGAGATACACAGAAGATGACAGTTTGATTTACAAGTCCAAGAAGAAGGCATCCTCGCCACACCTCTGTGTGATGAGTAATGTGTCGCCTCACAATGGGCCTCTGACTCAGACCTTCAAAGTGATTCCAGAGGTAGACATGAAGCCTCCTCAGGACGGCACCGGGCCCGCCAAAGTGCACCAAAACACTGCAAGACAGAACATCTCGACTCATTTAGGACACAGTCCCATCTATATCTGCCCTAATCCTAGGTCTATGTCGGGCCAGAACTTTGGCTACCATGCCCCCCA TACAACAAGTCAACATGATGACCACAATGAGGTGGGACACCCTCATCCTGGTCACTTTGAAGCTCTGCTGTCAAGTTGCACCTCAAGGCCAAGCACCATCAGAGGCGTGGTGGAAGATGAGCAAAGGGATTCAATAGGAAGCGAGTTCCTGATCTCCAACCCCAGGAAGGCCAGCTTCATGTTCAGGTCGCCCTCTGAGAGCTTGTCCTCCATCAGTCGCTCCGCCAGCTCGTCCCTACATACCTCCGAGGAGTCGGACGAGCTGGGCTCCCTGCAGAGGGACATGCCCATTATGCCACCAGCTGGGGGGAGAAGAATGTCCATG AGCATGTTTCTGGATATATCCTCAATCATGAAGAAGTGA
- the LOC137907893 gene encoding mitogen-activated protein kinase kinase kinase 7-like: protein MVETPAVCLFEDIQYEDIHVEAAVGRGTFGVVYKAIWRGKDVAIKTIDSENERNAFLVELRQLSRVNHPNIVQLYGSCDNPVCLVMEYAECGSLYNLLHSAAQPQYTAAHAMSWCLQCAQGVAYLHAMKPKALIHRDLKPPNLLLVSRGTVLKICDFGTACDIQTYMTNNKGSAAWMAPEVFEGSNYSEKCDVFSWGIILWEVITRKKPFDEIGGSAFCIMWAVHRGTRPPLIRDLPEPIETLMTCCWDKEPNQRPSMEEVKNSMSHLMKYFPGSDEPLKLPHQSSDTSTGLNDYTITSNRSDSNTQCRNTVGREETLKSFPSQFKPYKAGTQHTALSRVSSTDSQPGSFQSSTHCTNPMTMSSQSELTMALSSTAANGMDNCIMKAYLKLDHQLQPLAPCPNSKESMAVFEQHIRMAQEFLKVQSEIAILVQRKQDLVSELEQEQKEQHTSSRHVQEHSKLLEDNSSLMSHHQGLRSKLSLIKSEQHQS, encoded by the exons GCTGTCGGCAGAGGGACCTTCGGAGTTGTCTATAAAGCTATATGGAGAGGAAAGGATGTGGCCATCAAGACCATCGATAGTGAGAATGAGAGGAATGCATTCCTGGTTGAG CTCCGCCAGCTCTCGCGGGTAAACCACCCCAACATCGTTCAACTTTATGGCTCCTGTGATAATCCG GTCTGTCTGGTCATGGAGTACGCAGAATGTGGCTCCTTATATAACC TGTTGCACAGTGCAGCGCAGCCTCAGTACACAGCAGCCCACGCCATGAGCTGGTGTCTGCAATGTGCACAAGGAGTCGCTTACCTGCATGCCATGAAGCCAAAGGCCTTGATCCACCGCGACCTCAAGCCACCAAA TCTGCTCCTGGTGTCTCGTGGCACTGTGCTGAAGATTTGTGACTTTGGAACCGCGTGTGATATCCAGACCTACATGACGAATAATAAAGGCAGTGCGGCCTGGATGGCGCCAGAGGTGTTCGAAG GCAGCAACTACAGTGAAAAGTGTGACGTCTTCAGTTGGGGCATCATCCTCTGGGAAGTGATCACACGCAAGAAACCTTTTGATGAGATTGGTGGTTCTGCGTTCTGTATAATGTGGGCTGTCCACAGAG GTACCCGACCTCCTCTGATCAGGGACCTTCCAGAGCCAATAGAGACACTAATGACGTGCTGCTGGGACAAAGAACCCAACCAGAGACCCTccatggaggaggtgaagaacagCATGAGCCATCTTATGAAG TACTTCCCAGGTTCAGACGAACCACTCAAGCTGCCTCACCAGTCTTCAGACACAAGCACAG GCTTGAATGATTACACGATCACCAGTAACAGGAGTGACAGCAACACGCAATGCAGAAACACTGTTGGAAGAGAAGAAACCCTGAAAAGCTTCCCGTCACAGTTCAAACCCTACAAG gctGGTACACAACACACTGCTCTGTCCAGAGTGTCCAGTACAGATAGTCAACCAGGATCCTTCCAAAGTTCAACCCACTGCACCAATCCTATGACCATGAGCAGCCAGTCGGAGCTAACGATGGCTTTGAGTTCCACAG CTGCCAATGGTATGGATAACTGCATTATGAAAGCCTACCTCAAACTGGATCACCAGCTACAG CCTCTGGCTCCGTGTCCAAACTCCAAGGAGTCCATGGCTGTGTTTGAGCAGCACATCAGGATGGCCCAGGAGTTCCTGAAGGTCCAGTCAGAGATTGCTATTCTCGTTCAGAGGAA acAGGACCTGGTCtccgagctggagcaggagcagaaggagcagcaCACTTCATCCAGACACGTTCAGGAGCACagcaagctgctggaggacaacaGCAGCCTGATGAGCCATCATCAGGGCCTGAGGAGCAAACTGAGCCTGATCAAGAGTGAGCAGCACCAGAGCTAG